The Exiguobacterium mexicanum genome includes a window with the following:
- a CDS encoding YslB family protein yields the protein MSQPTFAIELLRDYVLTDLLGDDYAQVIYWSGKRVARKFPVMTNDELSAFFMEAGWGQLTLLKEKGNKFLFELLPPPATQEKATGYFQLEAGFLAEQIAGRFQCVAEGYADVARQAVQITVQLDRKDTYE from the coding sequence ATGAGCCAACCCACTTTCGCGATCGAACTGCTTCGCGATTATGTGTTGACGGATTTGCTCGGGGACGATTACGCCCAAGTCATCTATTGGTCGGGCAAAAGGGTCGCACGCAAGTTCCCGGTCATGACGAATGACGAACTGAGCGCCTTCTTTATGGAGGCTGGCTGGGGGCAATTGACGCTCTTGAAAGAAAAAGGAAATAAGTTCTTGTTCGAACTACTTCCCCCGCCTGCGACCCAAGAAAAGGCAACCGGCTACTTCCAGCTTGAGGCTGGCTTTTTAGCCGAACAAATTGCCGGTCGTTTCCAATGCGTCGCCGAGGGCTACGCCGATGTGGCGCGCCAGGCCGTCCAAATCACCGTCCAACTAGACCGAAAAGATACGTATGAATGA
- a CDS encoding succinate dehydrogenase cytochrome b558 subunit, whose protein sequence is MAARRDYFSRKVHSLLGVIPIGLFLIVHLSVNYYIVDGVESFNKAAKFMESLPYLYFLEVTIIALPMIFHGVYGVYYAFLGSINTNRYSYARNWMYMLQRFTGVFLVIFIAWHVWETRLAKLRGVEVNAEMMQNIVDNPLMLIFYIVGILSATFHFANGLWSFAITWGITQSPRSQRFMSYVSGVVFLALSFVGIRSILTFAGIL, encoded by the coding sequence ATGGCAGCGCGTCGTGACTATTTCAGTCGTAAAGTCCATTCGCTACTTGGGGTCATCCCAATCGGCTTGTTTTTGATCGTTCACTTGTCGGTCAACTACTATATCGTCGATGGGGTGGAGTCGTTCAACAAGGCAGCAAAATTTATGGAGAGCTTACCGTACTTGTATTTCCTTGAAGTCACCATCATCGCTTTGCCGATGATCTTCCACGGAGTGTATGGCGTGTATTACGCGTTCCTCGGTTCGATTAACACGAACCGTTACTCATACGCCCGTAACTGGATGTACATGCTCCAACGCTTCACGGGCGTCTTCCTCGTCATCTTCATCGCATGGCACGTTTGGGAAACGCGCTTGGCGAAGTTGCGTGGCGTTGAAGTGAATGCGGAGATGATGCAAAACATCGTCGACAATCCGCTCATGCTCATCTTCTACATAGTCGGGATCCTCTCGGCTACGTTCCACTTCGCAAACGGTCTCTGGTCGTTTGCCATCACGTGGGGGATCACACAGTCGCCTCGTTCACAGCGCTTCATGAGCTATGTCTCAGGCGTCGTCTTCTTGGCACTATCTTTTGTCGGCATCCGTTCTATCTTGACGTTCGCGGGCATCTTGTAA